Genomic DNA from Haloplanus sp. HW8-1:
GCCGACGGCCGCCACGGTTCACGGCCGTGGTGACGGCGTGGACGCTCTCGGTCGTCGCGGGCATGGTCGTGGTCGCCCTGTGGATCGTGACGCTCGTCCACCTCGCCGCCGCGACCCTCGCGTTCGGGGCGGTCGTGCCCATCCTCACCTCCGTCGGCGCGCTCGCGGGGCTGTGGCTGGGGACGAGCAACGCGCGGTGGCGGGAGGGCGAGCGGACGCTGCGGCGTGAGCGCGAACGGATCGACTTCCTGAACGAACTGTTGCGCCACTACGTGTTGAACGCCGCCCAGGTGATCGTCGGCCGGGCGGACCTGCTGGCGGAGCGCACCGACGACGAGAACGCGGCGATGATCGGTGACACGGGGCGGCGGATGGCACGCCACGTCCAGCAGTTGGGGGCGCTGCTCTCGAGCGAGGGATCGTGCTGGCCGGTCGATCTCGCGACCGCAGTCCGGAAGGCACGTGCGAACCTGAACGCGGACGTCCGTCTCGTGGATCAGGTGCCCGAACCCTGTCCGGTGCTCGCGGACGACGCGCTGGACGTGCTGATCGAGGGACTGCTCGTGCAGGCGGTCGACCGGGCGGGCGAGGACGGCGTGACGATCCGGATCGGCGCGACCCGCACCGACGGGAGCGTGGTCCTGACCGTCGACGACGACGCCGACGAGCCACCCGTCGAGGCGGTCGATCCGGAGGCCATCGACACCGACAGCGGCGTCCTCCGGTTCCAGCAGTATCTCGTGGTGACACTGACCCAGCGGTACGACGGCGAGGTAACGGTGACGGACCGCGAGGACGGCGCCCGGATCGATATCCGGCTGCCGGCACCACGCCGAACCGAAGACGCGTTTGGAAACCCTTAACAGCCGTCCTCGGGTCGATTCGAGTATGAAGGTACTCGTCACGGACCCGATCGCCGACGCAGGGCTGGACCGCCTTCGCGAGGCGGGCCACGAGGTGGTGACCGCGTACGACATCGCGGGGGACGACCTGCTGGACGCCGTCGCCGACGCCAACGCCCTCGTGGTGCGGTCGGGGACGGACGTGACCGAGGCGGTGTTCGAGGCGGCGCCGAACCTGATCATCGTCGGACGGGCGGGCATCGGCGTCGACAACATCGACATCGACGCCGCGACCGACCACGGCGTCATCGTCGCCAACGCGCCCGAGGGGAACGTCCGGGCGGCGGCGGAACACACCGTCGGGATGGCCTTCGCCACCGCCCGCTCCATCCCACAGGCACACGTCCGGTTGCGGGCCGGCGAGTGGGCGAAAAGCGACTACCTCGGAACGGAGCTCAACGGCAAGACGCTCGGCATCGTGGGGCTCGGGCGGGTCGGCCAGGAGGTCGCAAAGCGCCTGGGCTCGCTCGGCATGGAACTCGTCGCGTACGACCCATATATCGGACAGGAACGCGCCGACCAACTCGGCGCCGAACTCGTCGAGTTCGAGGCCTGCGTGGAGCGGGCGGACTTCCTGACGGTCCACACGCCACTGACCCCGGAGACGGAAGGGATGATCGGCGCGGACGAACTCGCGCTGATGGGTGGCGGCTACGTCGTCAACTGCGCGCGCGGCGGCGTCGTCGACGAGACGGCGCTCGCGGCGGCGGTGGAAGACGGCACCCTCGACGGGGCGGCCATCGACGTGTTCGCCGACGAGCCCATCTCGCCGGACAACCCGCTGTTGGCCGTCGACGACGTGGTCGTCACGCCCCACCTCGGCGCCTCGACGGAGGCCGCCCAGGAACACGTCGCCACGAGCATCGCGGATCAGATGGTCGCGGCGTTCAACGACGAACCCGTCGTGAACGCGTTGAACGCCCCCTCGATCGATGAGAGCGCCTTCCCCCGCGTTCAGCCGTACGTCGAACTCGCGGAAACCGCGGGCAAGGTGGCGGCACAGATGTTCGACGGCCGCATCTCTGAGGTTCGGGTGCGCTACGAGGGCGACATCGCCGACGAGGACGTCGAGTTCGTCACCGCGAGCGGCCTCAAGGGTGTGTTCGAGCCCCTGGAGTGGCAGGTGAACGCGGTCAACGCCCCGAAGATCGCCGAGGAACGGGGGATCGAGGTGACCGAGGAGAAGACCCGCCGGAGCGAGGACTTCCAGAGCCTCGTGACCGTCGTCGTCGGCGACGGCACCGACGAGATCGGCGTGTGTGGCACCCTCTTCACCGGCGACGATCCCCGGATCGTCCGCATCGACGGCTACCGCGTCGACGCCGTCCCCCACGGACAGATGCTCGTCGTCAGGAACTACGACCGACCCGGCGTGCTCGGCCTGATCGGGACCGTCCTCGGCGACAACGACATCAACATCGCGGGGATGTTCAACGGCCGCGAGACACTCGGCGGCGAGG
This window encodes:
- a CDS encoding sensor histidine kinase encodes the protein MFDIPGPLKRWSLAMTGLGLGSVPALRLLVATDRAAALLEGAVPILLFTGVTYAGVAYARRRPPRFTAVVTAWTLSVVAGMVVVALWIVTLVHLAAATLAFGAVVPILTSVGALAGLWLGTSNARWREGERTLRRERERIDFLNELLRHYVLNAAQVIVGRADLLAERTDDENAAMIGDTGRRMARHVQQLGALLSSEGSCWPVDLATAVRKARANLNADVRLVDQVPEPCPVLADDALDVLIEGLLVQAVDRAGEDGVTIRIGATRTDGSVVLTVDDDADEPPVEAVDPEAIDTDSGVLRFQQYLVVTLTQRYDGEVTVTDREDGARIDIRLPAPRRTEDAFGNP
- the serA gene encoding phosphoglycerate dehydrogenase; this translates as MKVLVTDPIADAGLDRLREAGHEVVTAYDIAGDDLLDAVADANALVVRSGTDVTEAVFEAAPNLIIVGRAGIGVDNIDIDAATDHGVIVANAPEGNVRAAAEHTVGMAFATARSIPQAHVRLRAGEWAKSDYLGTELNGKTLGIVGLGRVGQEVAKRLGSLGMELVAYDPYIGQERADQLGAELVEFEACVERADFLTVHTPLTPETEGMIGADELALMGGGYVVNCARGGVVDETALAAAVEDGTLDGAAIDVFADEPISPDNPLLAVDDVVVTPHLGASTEAAQEHVATSIADQMVAAFNDEPVVNALNAPSIDESAFPRVQPYVELAETAGKVAAQMFDGRISEVRVRYEGDIADEDVEFVTASGLKGVFEPLEWQVNAVNAPKIAEERGIEVTEEKTRRSEDFQSLVTVVVGDGTDEIGVCGTLFTGDDPRIVRIDGYRVDAVPHGQMLVVRNYDRPGVLGLIGTVLGDNDINIAGMFNGRETLGGEAMTVYNLDEPVPEDVAAEIRADERIIEVKGITLGDGEDEEETAEADTGTADD